In a genomic window of Streptomyces noursei ATCC 11455:
- a CDS encoding ABC transporter substrate-binding protein, whose amino-acid sequence MNKRTSLVAVPLAAALALGATGCSGGNAAGGEGRGANPALLNHAAVVGGAPKRGGTLTVLSNQDFTHLDPARNWVMNDMDFGTRLLYRTLVTYQAAPGAKGGKLVPDLATDLGTSSNGAKTWTFHLKKGVRYEDGTPVTAQDIKYNVERSFSPDLPGGSDYAARYLADADGYKGPAEGKHLDSVRAPDDHTLVFELRRPFAEFPNATVMPTFAPVPEKRDTGPRYDNRPFSSGPYEVKSYERAKRLVLVRNPYWDPKTDVVRKAYPDRLVVTIGLKPNQIDDRMIADQGADSSAVPWYALRPESAAKVLSNAEARRRLLAESMNCTDMVQMDTGRAPFDNVKVRQAVQYALDKDAILTASGGPAFNDLSTAYMPAALFGGRQPDTLRIPATGDPAEARRLLKEAGEPDGFATEITVSSGDKGRAEAIQESLAKAGIKVTINTVDPSAFYATIGDTKNRTDLVYTGWCPDYASGSTFLPFVFDGRYIKEKGNTGNHSLFRDEPTMRRMDEIAAMTDARRADEAWQRLDGEILKQAPAVPVLVRRWPLVLGGNIAGAYGHTSYGGQLDYASVGLKDPSKSQS is encoded by the coding sequence ATGAACAAGCGAACTTCCCTCGTCGCCGTCCCACTGGCGGCGGCCCTCGCCCTCGGAGCAACCGGCTGCTCCGGCGGCAACGCCGCGGGCGGCGAGGGCCGCGGCGCAAACCCCGCCCTCCTCAACCACGCCGCCGTCGTCGGCGGCGCCCCGAAGCGGGGCGGCACCCTCACCGTCCTGTCCAACCAGGACTTCACGCACCTCGACCCGGCCCGCAACTGGGTCATGAACGACATGGACTTCGGCACCCGGCTGCTCTACCGCACCCTGGTGACGTACCAGGCGGCGCCCGGCGCCAAGGGCGGCAAGCTGGTCCCCGACCTCGCCACCGATCTCGGGACCTCCTCCAACGGCGCCAAGACCTGGACCTTCCACCTGAAGAAGGGCGTCAGGTACGAGGACGGCACGCCCGTCACCGCGCAGGACATCAAGTACAACGTCGAGCGGTCCTTCTCGCCCGACCTGCCGGGCGGCTCCGACTACGCGGCCCGCTATCTCGCCGACGCCGACGGCTACAAGGGCCCGGCCGAGGGCAAGCACCTCGACTCCGTCAGGGCGCCGGACGACCACACCCTCGTCTTCGAACTCCGCAGGCCGTTCGCCGAGTTCCCCAACGCCACCGTCATGCCGACCTTCGCACCGGTACCCGAGAAGCGGGACACCGGGCCGCGCTACGACAACCGGCCGTTCTCCTCGGGCCCGTACGAGGTCAAGTCGTACGAGCGGGCCAAGCGGCTCGTCCTGGTCCGCAATCCGTACTGGGACCCGAAGACCGACGTGGTGCGCAAGGCGTACCCGGACCGACTGGTCGTGACGATCGGGCTGAAGCCCAACCAGATCGACGACCGGATGATCGCCGACCAGGGCGCGGACTCCTCCGCCGTCCCCTGGTACGCGCTGCGTCCGGAGAGCGCCGCCAAGGTCCTGTCGAACGCCGAGGCCAGACGGCGGCTGCTCGCCGAGTCGATGAACTGCACGGACATGGTCCAGATGGACACCGGGCGGGCTCCGTTCGACAACGTGAAGGTCCGCCAGGCGGTGCAGTACGCGCTCGACAAGGACGCGATCCTGACCGCGTCCGGCGGACCGGCCTTCAACGACCTGTCCACCGCGTACATGCCCGCCGCGCTCTTCGGCGGCAGACAACCCGACACCCTGAGGATTCCCGCCACCGGAGACCCCGCCGAGGCCCGACGACTGCTCAAGGAGGCGGGTGAGCCGGACGGCTTCGCCACCGAGATCACCGTCTCCTCCGGCGACAAGGGCCGCGCCGAGGCGATCCAGGAGTCCCTGGCCAAGGCGGGCATCAAGGTCACCATCAACACCGTCGACCCATCGGCGTTCTACGCCACCATCGGGGACACCAAGAACCGCACCGACCTGGTCTACACCGGTTGGTGTCCCGACTACGCCTCCGGCTCGACCTTCCTCCCCTTCGTCTTCGACGGCCGCTACATCAAGGAGAAGGGCAACACCGGCAATCACTCCCTCTTCCGCGACGAGCCGACCATGCGGCGGATGGACGAGATCGCCGCGATGACCGACGCCCGCCGGGCCGACGAGGCGTGGCAGCGGCTCGACGGTGAGATCCTCAAGCAGGCGCCGGCCGTCCCGGTCCTGGTGCGCCGCTGGCCCCTCGTGCTCGGCGGCAACATCGCCGGCGCCTACGGCCACACCTCCTACGGCGGCCAGCTCGACTATGCCTCCGTGGGTCTCAAGGACCCCTCCAAGAGCCAGAGTTGA
- a CDS encoding ABC transporter permease, whose amino-acid sequence MSASPSAPTAPDRAPEPAAEPPVPSSPWQLLRRELRRRTSVTVSLVVIGLFLVMASAAPLLSALGGWSPDTFDKSAVDPYLGGMPIGPLGGMSAHHWLGVEPVTGRDLLARVVHGAQVSLLIALTATAIVVVAGTVAGIAAGYFGGRTDAVLSRLMDLTMSFPSLIFMIAMMSVAKDVNRILLMTAVIGLFGWPGIARVVRGQTLSLKHREYVDAARVGGSGPWRILTHDILPGVAGPVIAYTTLIIPGMIATEAALSYLGVGVRPPTPSWGQMIAASVAFYDTDPMYFVIPSACLFLTVLAFTLLGDALRDVLDPRGGRA is encoded by the coding sequence ATGTCCGCTTCCCCATCCGCGCCGACCGCCCCGGACAGGGCCCCGGAACCGGCAGCCGAACCTCCAGTGCCGAGCAGTCCCTGGCAACTGCTCCGCCGTGAGCTGCGCCGCCGGACCTCCGTCACGGTCTCCCTCGTCGTCATCGGGCTCTTTCTCGTCATGGCGTCCGCCGCCCCGCTGCTGAGCGCGCTCGGCGGCTGGTCGCCCGACACGTTCGACAAGTCCGCCGTCGATCCGTACCTGGGCGGCATGCCCATCGGGCCACTCGGCGGCATGTCCGCGCACCACTGGCTGGGCGTCGAACCGGTCACCGGACGCGACCTGTTGGCCCGGGTCGTGCACGGCGCCCAGGTCTCCCTGCTCATCGCACTCACGGCCACCGCGATCGTCGTGGTCGCCGGGACGGTGGCCGGGATCGCGGCCGGCTACTTCGGCGGCCGCACCGACGCGGTGCTGTCCCGCCTGATGGACCTCACCATGTCCTTCCCGTCCCTGATCTTCATGATCGCGATGATGTCGGTGGCCAAGGACGTCAACCGGATCCTGCTGATGACCGCCGTCATCGGCCTGTTCGGCTGGCCCGGGATCGCCCGTGTGGTGCGCGGTCAGACCCTCTCGCTCAAACACCGCGAGTACGTCGATGCGGCCCGGGTCGGCGGCTCCGGGCCCTGGCGGATCCTCACCCACGACATCCTCCCGGGCGTCGCGGGACCCGTCATCGCCTACACCACCCTGATCATCCCCGGAATGATCGCCACCGAGGCCGCCCTGAGCTACCTGGGCGTCGGGGTCCGCCCACCCACTCCGTCCTGGGGCCAGATGATCGCCGCGAGCGTCGCCTTCTACGACACCGACCCGATGTACTTCGTCATCCCGAGCGCCTGTCTGTTCCTGACCGTGCTCGCCTTCACGCTCCTCGGCGACGCCCTGCGCGACGTCCTCGACCCGAGAGGAGGCCGCGCGTGA
- a CDS encoding ABC transporter permease, with amino-acid sequence MILYTLRRLAGVIGVLIAVAAVTFLIFYVLPSDPAAAACGKSCSAARLAAIRAHMGLDEPVWRQFWDFLSGIFTGRTLGSGQYTLRCDFPCLGYSYENSEAVWDLLMNRLPVSASLALGAAVLWLALGLSAGVAAALRKNTLTDRVLMVGAVGAASLPVYFTSMMLIYGLIRVAGLFPYPNYVPFGDDPARWASNLLLPWLALALLYAAMYARQSRSSMIEAMAEPYMRTARAKGLPRRTVVIKHGLRSGMTPILTLFGMDLGGLLAGAVITESLFGLPGIGQLFYGALSSGDQPVILGVTLLAAAFIVVANLAVDLLYAVVDPRVRL; translated from the coding sequence GTGATCCTCTACACCCTGCGCCGCCTCGCCGGCGTCATCGGTGTGCTGATCGCCGTCGCCGCCGTCACCTTCCTCATCTTCTACGTCCTGCCCTCCGACCCCGCCGCCGCGGCCTGCGGCAAGTCCTGCAGTGCCGCGCGCCTGGCGGCGATCCGCGCACACATGGGCCTCGACGAACCCGTGTGGCGGCAGTTCTGGGACTTCCTCTCCGGCATCTTCACCGGCCGCACCCTGGGCAGCGGCCAGTACACCCTGCGCTGCGACTTCCCCTGCCTGGGCTACTCGTACGAGAACAGCGAAGCGGTCTGGGACCTCCTGATGAACCGCCTGCCGGTATCCGCCTCACTCGCCCTGGGCGCGGCGGTGCTGTGGCTGGCACTCGGACTGAGCGCCGGGGTGGCCGCGGCCCTGCGCAAGAACACGCTCACCGACCGCGTGCTGATGGTCGGCGCGGTCGGCGCCGCCTCGCTGCCGGTCTACTTCACCTCGATGATGCTGATCTACGGCCTCATCCGGGTGGCCGGGCTGTTCCCGTATCCGAACTACGTGCCCTTCGGCGACGATCCCGCCCGCTGGGCGTCCAACCTGCTGCTGCCCTGGCTGGCGCTTGCCCTCCTCTACGCGGCCATGTACGCCCGCCAGAGCCGCAGTTCGATGATCGAAGCGATGGCGGAGCCGTACATGCGCACCGCCCGTGCCAAGGGCCTGCCGCGCCGCACCGTGGTCATCAAGCACGGGCTGCGATCCGGCATGACGCCGATCCTCACCCTGTTCGGCATGGACCTCGGCGGGCTGCTCGCCGGCGCGGTGATCACCGAGTCCCTCTTCGGGCTCCCGGGCATCGGGCAGCTCTTCTACGGCGCCCTGTCCAGTGGCGACCAGCCGGTGATCCTCGGAGTGACCCTGCTCGCCGCCGCCTTCATCGTCGTCGCCAACCTGGCCGTGGACCTGCTCTATGCCGTCGTCGACCCCCGAGTGAGGCTGTGA
- a CDS encoding ABC transporter ATP-binding protein, with protein MAVEHRPAVEAADTEPLLSVRDLTVVFPTPDGPVRAVDRLSFDVGRGRTLGIVGESGSGKSVTSMAVMGLHTDAEVTGSVVLDGTELTVLAERELNRLRGRRMAMVFQDPLSSLHPYYTVGEQIAEHHRVHFGSRRATARRRAVEMLAEVGIPEPARRAGEYPHQFSGGMRQRVMIAMALACEPDLLIADEPTTALDVTVQAQILELIARIQQERSLAVVLITHDLGVVARVAHEVLVMYGGRAAERAPAETLFAAPAHPYTRGLLDSLPRLDDTDDAPLRTIPGSPPSLLTPAPGCAFAPRCSRTTAAGADTRERCERLRPRLARSGDHAVACHLPLGPAAAPDAPEHPRSEGPDPIRKATP; from the coding sequence ATGGCCGTCGAACACCGTCCGGCCGTCGAGGCCGCCGACACCGAACCGCTCCTTTCCGTAAGGGACTTGACGGTCGTCTTCCCCACCCCTGACGGCCCGGTGCGCGCCGTCGACCGCCTCTCCTTCGACGTCGGCCGCGGCCGGACGCTCGGCATCGTCGGCGAGTCCGGCTCCGGCAAGTCCGTCACCTCGATGGCCGTGATGGGCCTGCACACCGACGCCGAGGTCACCGGTTCCGTCGTCCTGGACGGAACCGAACTGACCGTACTCGCCGAGCGCGAGCTGAACCGGCTGCGCGGCCGACGGATGGCGATGGTCTTCCAGGACCCGCTCTCCAGCCTGCACCCCTACTACACGGTGGGCGAGCAGATCGCCGAGCACCACCGGGTGCACTTCGGCTCGCGCCGTGCCACGGCCCGCCGACGGGCCGTGGAGATGCTCGCCGAAGTCGGCATCCCCGAGCCGGCGCGCCGGGCGGGCGAGTACCCGCACCAGTTCTCCGGCGGCATGCGGCAGCGCGTGATGATCGCCATGGCGCTGGCCTGCGAGCCCGACCTGCTCATCGCGGACGAACCGACCACCGCGCTGGACGTCACCGTCCAGGCCCAGATCCTGGAGCTGATCGCCCGGATCCAGCAGGAACGCTCCCTCGCCGTCGTCCTGATCACCCACGACCTCGGTGTGGTCGCCCGGGTCGCCCACGAGGTCCTGGTGATGTACGGCGGCCGGGCCGCCGAACGGGCCCCGGCCGAGACCCTGTTCGCAGCCCCGGCCCACCCCTACACGCGCGGCCTGCTCGACTCGCTCCCCAGGCTCGACGACACCGACGACGCGCCGCTGCGCACCATTCCCGGCAGCCCGCCCTCGCTGCTCACCCCCGCACCGGGCTGCGCCTTCGCGCCCCGCTGCTCGCGCACGACGGCAGCCGGCGCGGACACCCGGGAGCGTTGCGAGCGGCTCCGGCCCCGCCTGGCCCGCTCCGGCGACCACGCGGTGGCCTGCCATCTGCCGCTCGGCCCGGCCGCAGCACCCGACGCCCCCGAACACCCGCGGAGCGAGGGCCCGGACCCGATCCGAAAGGCCACACCATGA
- a CDS encoding ABC transporter ATP-binding protein: protein MTTPRTSPPSAPDAPHHNAAPLLSVRDLTVTFPGKRGRAAPIRAVDGVGFGIAAGETLGLVGESGCGKSTTGRAIVRLLEPTSGSITFDGRDIGHLGQRELRPLRRHVQMVFQDPHASLNPRQTVARIIADPLLAQGTPAGEARRRAAELMNLVGLIPEHLDRYPHAFSGGQAQRVGIARALATHPRLIVADEPVSALDVSVQAQIVNLMADLQRELGLAYLFIAHDLSVVKRVCDRVAVMYLGRIVETGPKERVYAAPAHPYTRALLSAVPLPDPVAERTRERITLPGDPPSPAAPPSGCTFHPRCPKAQAVCRTEAPVLRSPVPGAARRVACHFPEAA, encoded by the coding sequence ATGACGACGCCCCGAACGTCCCCGCCTTCCGCACCCGACGCGCCGCACCATAACGCGGCCCCGCTGCTGTCCGTGCGCGACCTGACCGTGACCTTCCCCGGCAAACGGGGTCGCGCCGCGCCCATCCGGGCCGTCGACGGCGTCGGCTTCGGCATCGCGGCGGGCGAAACCCTCGGCCTGGTCGGCGAGTCGGGCTGCGGCAAGTCCACCACCGGCCGCGCGATCGTCCGGCTCCTGGAGCCGACGAGCGGCTCGATCACGTTCGACGGCCGCGACATCGGCCACCTCGGCCAACGGGAGCTGCGCCCGCTGCGCCGCCACGTCCAGATGGTCTTCCAGGATCCCCACGCCTCCCTCAACCCCCGCCAGACCGTGGCCAGGATCATCGCCGACCCGCTGCTGGCGCAGGGCACTCCGGCCGGTGAGGCACGCCGCAGGGCCGCCGAACTGATGAACCTCGTCGGGCTGATCCCCGAGCACCTCGACCGCTATCCGCACGCCTTCTCCGGCGGCCAGGCCCAGCGCGTCGGCATCGCCCGCGCCCTGGCCACGCACCCCCGCCTGATCGTCGCGGACGAGCCGGTCTCGGCGCTCGACGTCTCCGTACAGGCGCAGATCGTGAATCTGATGGCGGATCTGCAACGCGAGCTCGGCCTGGCCTATCTCTTCATCGCGCACGACCTGTCGGTGGTCAAGAGGGTCTGCGACCGGGTCGCCGTGATGTACCTGGGCCGTATCGTCGAGACCGGCCCGAAGGAGCGGGTGTACGCGGCCCCCGCCCACCCCTACACCCGGGCCCTGCTGTCCGCCGTCCCGCTGCCCGATCCGGTTGCCGAGCGTACCCGCGAACGCATCACCCTGCCCGGCGACCCTCCCAGTCCCGCCGCGCCCCCGTCCGGCTGCACGTTCCACCCCCGCTGCCCCAAGGCCCAGGCCGTCTGCCGGACGGAGGCCCCGGTCCTGAGGAGCCCGGTGCCCGGGGCGGCGCGCCGGGTCGCCTGCCATTTCCCCGAGGCGGCCTGA